The genomic stretch ACGATCGCGCCCTTGGCGACCATCGCCTCGCCCTGCCCGCGCAGCGCGGACAGGTCGTTGGGGTCGAGCGCCAGCGCCTCATGGTAGAGCCGGATCGCCTTGCCCGGCAGGCCGCGGCCGCGCGAAATCTCTGCGAGCACGACGAACGCCGCGCGGTTGCGTGGATCGACTGCGAGCGCTGACTCCAGCGCATCCTCGGCGCCGTCAATATTGCCCGCCGCCTGCGCGGCGCGGCCCTGTGCCAACAGCGCGAGCGACTTGGGGTCGATCTGGTCGTCGGGGCGCTGCGCCATCAGCGAGGTAGACATTGAAAGCGCCAGCAGCGCGATGGCCGCCGAAACCGCAGTGAAGCGCATCATCTTCTCCGAAACCGAGGCCGACCGGGCTATCATGGCCGGACCATCTTCGCGACAAAAAAGCCGTCGGTCGAGTCCTGCCGCGGGGTCAGCCGCACGCCGACGCCGCGCGGGCTGCCAGCACCAGGGGGCACCGCCGCGACGGTCCAGCCGGGGTGGCGATCGAGGAACGCCTGCGCCTGCCCCGCCCCTTCCTCGTCGAGCAGCGAGCAAACGATATGGACGAGCGTGCCGCCGGGCCGCACCAGCTCCGCCGCCACGTCGAGCAAAGCCGCCTGCACGCCCGCGACGCGCGCCAGCCGATCGGGGCTCAGCCGCCAGCGCGCCTCCGGGTTGCGGCGCCAGGTGCCGGTGCCCGAACAGGGGGCATCGACCAGCACCAGATCGGCGCGGCCCGCGTGCGGCGCCAGCATCTCCGCCTCGCGCCCCGGATTGAGCAGCAGCGTCTCGGCGATCGTCACCCCGGCGCGCTCGGCGCGGGGCATCAGCCGCTGGAGCCGGCCCCGATCGATGTCGCACGCCAGGATGCTCCCCCGGTTCGCCATCGCCGCCGCGAGCGCCAGCGTCTTGCCGCCGCCGCCTGCGCACAGGTCCACGACCTGCATCCCCGGCGCGACGCCGGCGGCGAGCGCGACCCATTGGCTGCCCGCGTCCTGCACTTCGATCCGCCCTTCGGAAAAGGCGGGAAGGCGTTCGGCGGGGGTGTCGGCGGCGAGGCGGAGGCCGTCGGGGAGGAAGGCGATCGGCTCGGCGCCGGGCAGGTCGGCGGCGAGCGCGTCGCGATCGGCCTTCAGCCGGTTGACGCGGATGTCGAGCGGGGCGCGGTCGAGCAACGCGGCCTGTTCTGCGGCGTCGAGGCCCGAGCGGGCGAAGGCCTTGGCCAGCCAGCCGGGGAGCGGCCCGGCGGTGGCCACGGGCTCGGCGGAGTCGATCGCGGCGGGGCCATAGGGCGAACCGTCGAACGCCGCCGCCAGATCGGGCCGGGCGCGAACCAGCGCGAGCATCGCGGCGCGGCCCGTGGCGGGGCGCTCGCCGCACAGCCGGATCGCATCATAGACCAGTTCGCGGATCGCGCGGCGGTCCTTCGATCCGGCATAGCGGCGTTCGGCAAAGCCGCGCGCGATCAGCGTGTCCGCCGCTGCGCCCTGATCGCGGGCGGCGGCGATGATGCGATCGAGCAGTTCGATCGCGGTCTGCATCCGGGCGCCGGGGGTCATGCGGCGGTCCTTGCGGCGCGGGGGGCGATCGCGGAGGGGTGCGCGCGCGTTCCTTTTGCGCCGTCATGCTGAACTTGTTTCAGCATCCAACGTGCCACCGGCGAGGGCTTCGCGTGTTGCACGTTGGACCCTGAAACAAGTTCAGGGTGACGGTTTGGGTGAGGCGTAGAGCGCATCGCTACAACTACCGCCCGCCAGCCCCTACGTGGCTGCATCCCAAGCGCGAAAACCGGTTCATCGTGTGGGATAATTGGGTGCCTCGCGGGTGATCGTCACGTCGTGGACATGGCTTTCTTGCAGCCCCGCATTGGTGATGCGGACGAAGCGCGCCTTTTTCTGGAATTCGGGGATGGTGCCCGCGCCGACATAGCCCATTGCGGCCTTCACGCCGCCGACCATCTGGTGGATGACGTCGCGTGCAGGCCCCTTGAACGGCACCTGCCCCTCGATCCCCTCGGGGACGAGCTTCAACTGGTCCTTGATGTCCTGCTGGAAATAGCGGTCCGCCGATCCCTTGGCCATCGCGCCGACCGATCCCATGCCGCGATACGACTTGTACGCGCGGCCCTGATACAGGAACGTCTCGCCCGGCGCTTCCTCGGTGCCCGCGAGCAGCGATCCGACCATCACTGCCGATGCGCCCGCCGCAATCGCCTTGGCGATGTCGCCCGAGGTGCGGATGCCGCCATCGGCGATCACCGGCACGCCCGCCTTCGCCGCTTCGCTCGCGGCATCGAGCACCGCAGTAAGCTGGGGCACGCCGACGCCCGCGACGACGCGGGTGGTGCAGATCGATCCGGGGCCGATGCCGACCTTCACGCCATCCGACCCCGCGCCGATCAGCGCCTTGGCCGCCTCGGCAGTGGCGATGTTGCCCGCGAGGACCTGGACCTGGTTGGAGAGCCGCTTCACCCGCTCGACCGCGCGGCTGACTTCCTTGTTATGGCCGTGCGCGGTGTCGATCACGATCAGGTCGACTCCAGCGGCGACCAGCGCCTCGGTCCGGGCAAAGCCCTTGTCGCCCACGGTCGACGCGGCGGCGACGCACAGGCGCCCGGCGGCGTCCTTGGTCGCGTTGGGCGAGGTCACGGCCTTTTCGATGTCCTTGACGGTGATCAGCCCGACGCAGCGATACTCGGCATCGACCACGAGCAGCTTCTCGATCCGCCGCTGGTGGAGCAGCCGCCGCGCATCCTCCTTGCCGACATCGACCGAGACCGTCGCGAGGTTTTCATGCGTCATCAGCTCGGACACCGGCTGGTTCGGGTTCTCGGCGAAGCGCACGTCGCGGTTGGTGAGGATGCCGACCAGCTTGCCGCCCGCCGCGATGATCGGAATGCCGCTGATCCGGTGCTGCGCCATCAGCGCCTGCGCCTCGGCCAGCGTGCCGTCGGGGCTCATCGTGATCGGGTTGACGACCATGCCGCTTTCGAAGCGCTTGACCTGTCGGATCGCCTCGACCTGCTGATCGATCTCCAGATTGCGGTGGATCACCCCGATCCCGCCGAGCTGGGCCATGACGATCGCCATATGCGCCTCGGTCACGGTATCCATCGCCGAGGAGAGCATCGGGATGTTGAGCGCGAGGCCGCGCGTCACCTGGGTCCGGGTATCGGCCATGCTCGGCACGATTTCCGACTCGCCCGGATAAAGAAGGACGTCGTCGAAGGTGAGGCCGAGGGGAATTTCCATGGGAGCGCCAGCATGTCCTGAGTCGGAGGTTGGCGGCCCATGTAACCGCAGGGGGCGGAATGCGCTAGGGGGGCGTAGTCGTCCGGGCACGCGCGTCCCAGCAGCGGCCTTTGCCGATATGGCGTTCGAGTTTCGTTTTTCACACAAAGCCACGAAGCCACGAAGAGAAGCTATTTTGCAGCAACTGCTCGACCAATTGCCCACAGGCTGCTCTTTTCGTGCCTTTGTGGCTTTGTGTGCCGAGCATTCTTCTGGGGCGTGCGCCGGCTCATAGAAGAAGGTAGAGGTTCGCGCAGAGGCGCAGAGAAGGTTTTCTGCACGCGAAGGCGCGAAGGCGCGAAGCGCGATAAGGGCGGCTTCGCCGCCAAATTATAACGATGGCCGGTGGGTCTAAATCTTAGCGCCTTCGCGCCTTCGCGTGAAATCCCCTCCTTCTTCTCTGCTCTGCGCCTCTGCGCGAACCCCTACCCTCTTCTGTCCAAAGCCTCGCTCACAGCCGAGCCAGCAGCGCCCGTGCCTGGTCGACATGCATCGTCTCGATCATGCGATCCCGATAGCGTTCCGCACCACCGGTAGCCGCCGCGATCAGCGCTTCGGCGTCGGCGATTTCCTGCGGCGTGGGGCCGAACGCCGCCGCCGCCACGGCGATCTGGTTCGGGTGGATCAGCGTCTTGCCGTCGAAGCCCAGCGCGCGGCCCTCGCGGCATTCGGCGGCGAGGCCTTGCGCGTCGTCGAGCGCATTGAACACCCCGTCGAGCGCCCAGACCTCGGCGGCGCGCGCGGCCAGCACGATCGTCTGGAGCGCCAGCGCCATCGCCCCGCGCCCGCTCGACGGCGGCAGGCGCAGCGTTGCCGCGAGATCGTTGGTGCCGGTGAGCAGCCCGCCCACTCCCGGCGCGGCGGCGATGGCGGCGGCGGCGAGCACGCCCAGCGGCGTCTCGATCATCGCCAGCAACGGTCGCCCGCACGCCTCGGCCACCGCCGCCGCCTCGACCGCGCTCTCGACCTTGGGCAGCACTACGAAATCGGCGACCGAACCCGCGACGGCGTCGAGGTCCGCGCCATGCTCCGCCGATCCGATGCCGTTGATCCGGATCGCGGCAAGGCGCGGGCCGAACCCTTCGGCCACGGCAGCCACGGCGGCGGCGCGCGCCTCCGCCTTGGCATCGTCGCGCACCGAATCCTCCAGGTCGAGGATCACCATGTCGGCATCGAGCCCGCGCGCCTTGGCAATCGCGCGGGGATTGGACGCGGGCAGGAAAAGCGCAGTGCGCGGCGCAAGGCGGGCTGTGGTCATGGCGCTTCTCTATGCTAGCAAGGACGGCAATTCGAGAGGGAGTCGAGCGCCGTGGACATGCTGAACATCTTTCTGGCCATATTGGTCGCGGTGGTGCTGCTCTACCTCTTCTCCAGTGTGAAGATCGTCACCCAGGGCTATCAATACACGATCGAATATTTCGGGCGCTTCACCGCGGTCGCCGCGCCGGGGCTCAATTTCTACCCCGCCTTCTTCTACCGTGTCGGCCGCAAGGTGAACATGATGGAGCAGGTGATCGACATTCCGGGTCAGGAAATCATCACCAAGGACAATGCAATGATCTCCACCGACGGGGTGGTGTTCTTCCAGGTGCTCGACGCGGCCAAGGCGGCGTATGAAGTGTCGGACCTCTATCTCGCGCTACTCCAGCTCACCACGACCAATTTGCGCACCGTGATGGGGTCGATGGACCTCGACGAGACGCTGTCGAAGCGCGACGAGATCAATGCGCGGCTGCTCAACGTCGTCGATCACGCGACCACGCCCTGGGGCGTCAAGATCACCCGCGTCGAGATCAAGGATATCCGCCCGCCCGCCGACATCGTCAACGCGATGGGCCGCCAGATGAAGGCCGAGCGTGAGAAGCGCGCCAACATCCTCGAGGCAGAGGGCACCCGCGCCTCCGAAATCCTGCGCGCCGAGGGGCAGAAACAGTCGAAGATCCTCGAGGCGGAGGGCCGCCGCGAGGCCGCGTTCCGTGACGCCGAGGCGCGCGAGCGTTCGGCGGAGGCCGAGGCGACCGCGACGCGGATGGTGTCCGACGCGATCCAGGGCGGGAATACCCAGGCGATCAATTACTTCATCGCGCAGAAATATGTCGAGGCGATCGGCAAGTTCGCGACTTCGCCCAATGCGAAGACGATCCTGTTCCCGGTCGAGGCGACGCAGTTGATGGGCACGCTGGGCGGGATCGGCGAGCTGGCGCGCGACGCGATCGGCGGCGGCTGGCCCGGGGCTCCAAGCCCCCCGCCCCGCCGGCGCCGTCGCGCCCGCGCCCCAGCCCCTTCGGCCCGCAGGACGATTGAACCATGCAGAGCATCCTCGCCATGCCGGGGCTCGCCTGGCTGATCCTCGCCGCCGGGCTGGCGCTGACCGAGCTGATGGTGCCGGGGGTGTTCCTCGTGTTCATCGCGGCGGGCGCGGCGGTGACCGGGGTGGTGACGCTGATCATCCCCGGCTTCGCGCTGGCGTTTCAGGTCGCGGTGTTCATCCTCGCATCGTCGGCGGCGGTCGCGCTGGGGCGGCGCTGGTATGCACAGAACCCGGTGGCGAGCAGCGACCCGTTGCTCAACGATCGCGTCGCGCGGCTGATCGGCGAAGTCGTGACCGTAGTCGTCCCGATCGAAGCGGGCAGCGGTCGGGTGCGCGTCGGCGACGGCGAATGGCCGGCATCGGGGCCGGATACCCCGGCGGGCGCACATGTCCGCATCGTCGGCGCGCATGGCACGTCGCTGACGGTCGAGCCGATGCCGCATTGAGAATTTGGGAATGACGATGGAAACGACACGCCGCCAGCTGTTGCTGGGTACCGCTGCCACGCTCGCCGCGGGGGCGCTGCCATCGCGCGCCTGGGCCGCGACGGCATCCGATGCCGCTGCCGAGGCGCTGCTGACGCGCACTGCGGAGGGGCTGCTGGCGATCTATCCCGAGGGCGCGACGACGCTGGGGATCGACAAGGATGCGCGGGCGCGGCTCAAGCACCGGCTGGCGGATCGCTCGGTCGAGGGCCAGCGCAAGGTCGCGGCGATGCTGCGCAGGACGCTGGCCGAGATTGCCGCGCTCGACCTGAACGGCCTCAGCCCGGCGATGCGGACGCATATCGATGTGGTGCAGGCGTCGTTCGCCAATGCGCTGGACGGCTTCGGCTTCGGCTATGGCGACGTCGCGGTCGGCGGGTGGCGCAATTCGCCCTATGTCGTGGCGCAGAATGTCGGCGCATTCCTCGACGTGCCGCGGATGCTCGACAGCGATCACCGGATCGCGGGGCCGGAGGATGGCGAGGCGTATCTCGACCGGCTCGAATCCTATGGCGACCAGCTGAACGGCGAGACCGAGCGGCTCAAGATCGCGGGCGCCAAGGGCGTGATCGCGCCCGATTTCCTGCTCGACAAGGCGCTGAAGCAGATGCGGCTCGCGCGCAGCGGCAACACTGCGGGATGGGACCTCGTCACCTCGGTCGCGAACCGCACTGCGGGCATGGACGGCGATTTCGGCGAGCGCGCCTGGATGCTGTGCAACGACCGGATCGCCCCCGCGCTGGACCGCCAGATCGCCGAGCTCGAGCGCCACCGCAGGCGCGCGACGTCGGACGCGGGCGTGTGGAAATTCCCCGATGGCGACGCCTATTATGCCTGGGCGCTGCGC from Sphingomonas hengshuiensis encodes the following:
- a CDS encoding NfeD family protein; the encoded protein is MQSILAMPGLAWLILAAGLALTELMVPGVFLVFIAAGAAVTGVVTLIIPGFALAFQVAVFILASSAAVALGRRWYAQNPVASSDPLLNDRVARLIGEVVTVVVPIEAGSGRVRVGDGEWPASGPDTPAGAHVRIVGAHGTSLTVEPMPH
- a CDS encoding SPFH domain-containing protein, encoding MLNIFLAILVAVVLLYLFSSVKIVTQGYQYTIEYFGRFTAVAAPGLNFYPAFFYRVGRKVNMMEQVIDIPGQEIITKDNAMISTDGVVFFQVLDAAKAAYEVSDLYLALLQLTTTNLRTVMGSMDLDETLSKRDEINARLLNVVDHATTPWGVKITRVEIKDIRPPADIVNAMGRQMKAEREKRANILEAEGTRASEILRAEGQKQSKILEAEGRREAAFRDAEARERSAEAEATATRMVSDAIQGGNTQAINYFIAQKYVEAIGKFATSPNAKTILFPVEATQLMGTLGGIGELARDAIGGGWPGAPSPPPRRRRRARAPAPSARRTIEPCRASSPCRGSPG
- a CDS encoding tetratricopeptide repeat protein; the protein is MIARSASVSEKMMRFTAVSAAIALLALSMSTSLMAQRPDDQIDPKSLALLAQGRAAQAAGNIDGAEDALESALAVDPRNRAAFVVLAEISRGRGLPGKAIRLYHEALALDPNDLSALRGQGEAMVAKGAIVKAKENLTRLQTLCKTGCAEATALAASIAKGPPVTAAQAEPAPTAGAPATQKPN
- a CDS encoding HpcH/HpaI aldolase/citrate lyase family protein, which gives rise to MTTARLAPRTALFLPASNPRAIAKARGLDADMVILDLEDSVRDDAKAEARAAAVAAVAEGFGPRLAAIRINGIGSAEHGADLDAVAGSVADFVVLPKVESAVEAAAVAEACGRPLLAMIETPLGVLAAAAIAAAPGVGGLLTGTNDLAATLRLPPSSGRGAMALALQTIVLAARAAEVWALDGVFNALDDAQGLAAECREGRALGFDGKTLIHPNQIAVAAAAFGPTPQEIADAEALIAAATGGAERYRDRMIETMHVDQARALLARL
- a CDS encoding RsmB/NOP family class I SAM-dependent RNA methyltransferase, whose product is MTPGARMQTAIELLDRIIAAARDQGAAADTLIARGFAERRYAGSKDRRAIRELVYDAIRLCGERPATGRAAMLALVRARPDLAAAFDGSPYGPAAIDSAEPVATAGPLPGWLAKAFARSGLDAAEQAALLDRAPLDIRVNRLKADRDALAADLPGAEPIAFLPDGLRLAADTPAERLPAFSEGRIEVQDAGSQWVALAAGVAPGMQVVDLCAGGGGKTLALAAAMANRGSILACDIDRGRLQRLMPRAERAGVTIAETLLLNPGREAEMLAPHAGRADLVLVDAPCSGTGTWRRNPEARWRLSPDRLARVAGVQAALLDVAAELVRPGGTLVHIVCSLLDEEGAGQAQAFLDRHPGWTVAAVPPGAGSPRGVGVRLTPRQDSTDGFFVAKMVRP
- the guaB gene encoding IMP dehydrogenase; translation: MEIPLGLTFDDVLLYPGESEIVPSMADTRTQVTRGLALNIPMLSSAMDTVTEAHMAIVMAQLGGIGVIHRNLEIDQQVEAIRQVKRFESGMVVNPITMSPDGTLAEAQALMAQHRISGIPIIAAGGKLVGILTNRDVRFAENPNQPVSELMTHENLATVSVDVGKEDARRLLHQRRIEKLLVVDAEYRCVGLITVKDIEKAVTSPNATKDAAGRLCVAAASTVGDKGFARTEALVAAGVDLIVIDTAHGHNKEVSRAVERVKRLSNQVQVLAGNIATAEAAKALIGAGSDGVKVGIGPGSICTTRVVAGVGVPQLTAVLDAASEAAKAGVPVIADGGIRTSGDIAKAIAAGASAVMVGSLLAGTEEAPGETFLYQGRAYKSYRGMGSVGAMAKGSADRYFQQDIKDQLKLVPEGIEGQVPFKGPARDVIHQMVGGVKAAMGYVGAGTIPEFQKKARFVRITNAGLQESHVHDVTITREAPNYPTR